Proteins encoded in a region of the Eschrichtius robustus isolate mEscRob2 chromosome 16, mEscRob2.pri, whole genome shotgun sequence genome:
- the WFDC5 gene encoding WAP four-disulfide core domain protein 5: MRAHSLLLLVALLALGSQLPATLGRRKGEKSGGCPPDDGPCILSVPDQCVDDSHCPSRMKCCHKACFRQCVRKVFVKMGSCPEDRLRCLSPVQHLCSKDWDCPGHKRCCLSACGRDCRNPL, translated from the exons ATGAGGGCCCACAGCCTCCTTCTCCTGGTGGCCCTCCTGGCTTTGGGGAGCCAGCTGCCTGCTACCttgggcaggaggaagggag AGAAATCTGGGGGCTGCCCACCAGACGATGGGCCCTGCATCCTATCGGTGCCTGATCAGTGTGTGGATGACAGCCATTGTCCCTCGAGGATGAAGTGCTGCCACAAAGCATGCTTCCGCCAGTGTGTCCGTAAGGTTTTCG TTAAGATGGGCAGCTGCCCCGAGGACCGACTGCGCTGCCTCAGCCCCGTGCAGCACCTGTGCTCCAAAGACTGGGACTGCCCAGGCCACAAACGGTGCTGCCTCAGTGCCTGCGGCCGGGACTGCAGAAACCCTCTCTGA